A window of the Cystobacter fuscus genome harbors these coding sequences:
- a CDS encoding CBS domain-containing protein, with protein MAQLPQSNEPHSPAERDRRAAESPPGSSERAESDVTGWSVERDEPPELRQDRFQRAAQMWMANPRTDALPSRDASVRVPDGPYGWDDRALGDAVGLGEGPLMGDQDWDTSQGFWHPAREYRPWDRYGAGEPPIVPSELSSLTGRRWPREPLTAREVMTRQTRTVKPGSGLREVAWRMKEDRGPVPVVDEHGRLRGIITERDLIARVLAEGRAPESLHAQDVMTDEVETVRPHETLPAVIMLMGRHRLRRVPVVERDGQFVGIVSMANLATRAEHDEELREALHLITERGSFWRHLD; from the coding sequence ATGGCGCAGCTTCCCCAGTCCAATGAACCCCATTCCCCCGCGGAGCGGGATCGCCGTGCCGCGGAGTCTCCTCCTGGCTCGAGCGAGCGCGCGGAGTCGGACGTCACCGGCTGGAGCGTCGAGCGCGACGAGCCCCCCGAGCTGCGCCAGGACCGCTTCCAACGCGCCGCCCAGATGTGGATGGCCAACCCTCGCACCGACGCGCTTCCCTCCAGGGATGCGAGCGTGAGAGTGCCTGACGGGCCCTATGGCTGGGATGATCGCGCGCTGGGTGACGCCGTCGGATTGGGGGAGGGACCCCTCATGGGCGATCAGGATTGGGACACGTCCCAGGGGTTCTGGCACCCGGCCCGCGAGTACCGCCCGTGGGACCGCTATGGCGCTGGCGAGCCACCGATCGTCCCCTCGGAGTTGTCTTCTCTGACAGGCCGCCGCTGGCCCCGAGAGCCGTTGACGGCGCGTGAGGTGATGACTCGCCAGACGCGCACCGTGAAGCCCGGCAGCGGACTGCGCGAGGTGGCGTGGCGGATGAAGGAGGACCGTGGCCCCGTCCCGGTGGTGGACGAGCACGGACGGCTGCGCGGGATCATCACGGAGCGAGACCTGATCGCCCGGGTCCTGGCCGAGGGGCGTGCGCCCGAAAGCCTCCATGCCCAGGATGTGATGACGGACGAGGTGGAGACCGTGCGACCCCACGAGACCCTGCCCGCCGTCATCATGCTCATGGGCCGCCATCGGCTGCGCCGCGTGCCGGTGGTGGAACGCGACGGCCAGTTCGTGGGAATCGTCTCGATGGCGAACCTCGCCACGCGCGCCGAGCATGACGAGGAACTGCGGGAGGCCCTGCACCTCATCACGGAGCGGGGTTCCTTCTGGCGCCACCTGGACTGA
- a CDS encoding phytanoyl-CoA dioxygenase family protein codes for MSQARDFARQGFLVLPGFVPAHACEALKARAEALVADFQPETVSIFTTHEQSRTSDEYFLSSGDQIRFFFEENAFRPDGSLRQDKTLSINKIGHAMHDLDPVFERFSRTPELATLASELGLKQALLLQSMYIFKQPFIGGEVNSHQDSTFLYTEPTTCLGFWFALEDATLENGCLWALPGGHALGLKKRFVRAEGGGTAFQVLDPTPLPEEGMVPLEVEKGTLVVLHGLLPHKSGANTSPRSRHAYSLHLIDGTARYPEDNWLHRAPTLPLRGFGPLATTSPD; via the coding sequence ATGAGCCAGGCCAGAGACTTCGCGCGACAGGGCTTCCTCGTACTCCCCGGGTTCGTCCCGGCGCACGCCTGCGAGGCCTTGAAGGCCCGGGCGGAAGCGCTCGTGGCGGACTTCCAGCCGGAGACCGTCTCCATCTTCACCACGCACGAGCAGAGCCGCACCTCGGACGAGTACTTCCTCTCCTCGGGGGACCAGATCCGGTTCTTCTTCGAGGAGAACGCCTTCCGCCCGGACGGCTCGCTGCGCCAGGACAAGACGCTGTCCATCAACAAGATCGGCCACGCGATGCACGACCTGGACCCCGTCTTCGAGCGGTTCTCGCGCACACCGGAGCTGGCGACCCTGGCCTCGGAGCTGGGCCTGAAGCAGGCGCTGCTGCTCCAGTCGATGTACATCTTCAAGCAGCCCTTCATCGGCGGTGAGGTGAACAGCCACCAGGACTCGACGTTCCTGTACACGGAGCCCACCACCTGTCTGGGCTTCTGGTTCGCCCTGGAGGACGCCACGCTGGAGAATGGCTGTCTGTGGGCGCTGCCCGGCGGGCACGCGCTCGGATTGAAGAAGCGCTTCGTGCGCGCCGAGGGAGGCGGCACGGCCTTCCAGGTGTTGGATCCCACCCCCCTGCCCGAGGAGGGCATGGTGCCCCTGGAGGTAGAGAAGGGCACGCTCGTGGTGCTCCACGGGCTGCTGCCACACAAGAGCGGCGCCAACACCTCGCCCAGGAGCCGCCACGCCTACTCGCTCCACCTCATCGACGGCACCGCGCGCTACCCCGAGGACAACTGGCTGCACCGCGCGCCCACCCTGCCCCTCCGGGGCTTCGGCCCCCTCGCCACGACCTCGCCCGACTGA
- a CDS encoding methyl-accepting chemotaxis protein, producing MRWFRDLSISSKLLVAFLVLLGFSTFQGLFAIARMDDMRDASDEVSLERLPGIIYLADASDRASSFRRVELLHALARDEELKRHYEQRMRGDLEKFEQGLSRFESHLSSEEERRALEEFKSLWKNYVVDHDEVIGLTSTNRSAEALELISGRAHHSFFAANTQLRALRDINYKASQKAVGNSNATHEEARRWILGVLGGSLAVCLLFCFFVARAISKPLAQAVAVADRLAEGDFSVRISSDARDETGRLLVALERMVRKLAQVIGEVREGANSLASVSAQVSLSSQSLSQGTSEQASSVAQATSSLEQMTASITQNRDHGRQMERMAVQGARDAREGGEAVKETVEAMGSIAEKISIIEEIAYQTNLLALNAAIEAARGGVHGKGFAVVATEVRRLAERSQTAAREVSGLASGSVKVATRSGRLLDELVPSIRKTADLVQEVVAASVEQADGVMQLNKAMGLVDQVMQRNASASEELASTAEELSAQAEALQRLVSFFRVGDDSERGGARPRDLVSAGSVRHGLKAAA from the coding sequence ATGCGCTGGTTCCGTGATCTGAGTATCTCCTCGAAGCTCCTTGTGGCCTTCCTCGTCTTGCTGGGGTTTTCCACCTTCCAGGGCCTCTTCGCCATCGCGCGGATGGATGACATGCGCGATGCATCCGATGAGGTGTCCTTGGAACGGCTGCCGGGCATCATCTATCTCGCCGACGCGAGCGATCGCGCGTCGAGCTTCCGCCGTGTCGAGCTGTTGCATGCCCTTGCGAGGGATGAAGAGCTCAAACGCCATTACGAGCAGCGGATGCGTGGCGACCTCGAGAAGTTCGAGCAGGGCCTCTCGCGGTTCGAGTCACACCTCTCCTCCGAGGAGGAGCGTCGCGCGCTCGAGGAGTTCAAGAGCCTCTGGAAGAACTACGTGGTCGATCACGACGAGGTCATCGGACTCACGAGCACGAATCGGTCCGCCGAGGCGCTGGAGCTCATCTCCGGTCGAGCGCACCACAGCTTCTTCGCCGCGAACACCCAGCTGCGGGCGCTGAGGGACATCAACTACAAGGCCAGCCAGAAGGCGGTGGGGAACTCGAACGCCACCCACGAGGAGGCACGCAGGTGGATCCTCGGGGTCCTGGGGGGCAGCCTCGCCGTGTGCCTGCTGTTCTGCTTCTTCGTCGCCCGGGCGATCTCCAAGCCACTGGCACAGGCGGTGGCGGTGGCTGATCGTCTCGCCGAGGGGGACTTCTCCGTGCGCATCTCCTCGGACGCGCGGGACGAGACGGGCCGGCTGTTGGTGGCCTTGGAGCGCATGGTGCGCAAGCTGGCCCAGGTCATCGGCGAGGTGCGCGAGGGGGCCAACTCATTGGCTTCGGTATCGGCACAGGTGTCGCTTTCCTCGCAGAGCCTGTCGCAGGGCACCAGCGAGCAGGCCAGCAGCGTGGCGCAGGCCACCTCCAGCCTGGAGCAGATGACGGCCAGCATCACCCAGAACCGCGACCACGGCCGGCAGATGGAGCGGATGGCCGTGCAGGGCGCCCGGGACGCGCGGGAGGGCGGCGAGGCGGTGAAGGAGACGGTGGAGGCCATGGGCTCCATCGCGGAGAAGATCTCCATCATCGAGGAGATCGCCTACCAGACGAACCTGCTGGCGCTCAACGCGGCCATCGAAGCGGCGAGGGGGGGCGTGCATGGCAAGGGCTTCGCGGTGGTGGCCACGGAGGTGCGTAGGCTGGCCGAGCGCAGCCAGACGGCGGCGCGGGAGGTCTCGGGGCTGGCCTCGGGCAGCGTGAAGGTGGCGACACGCTCGGGGCGGTTGCTGGATGAGCTGGTGCCCTCCATCCGCAAGACGGCGGACCTGGTGCAGGAGGTGGTGGCGGCGTCGGTGGAGCAAGCCGACGGGGTGATGCAACTCAACAAGGCGATGGGGCTCGTGGACCAGGTGATGCAGCGCAATGCGTCGGCCTCCGAGGAACTGGCGTCCACGGCGGAGGAGCTGTCGGCGCAGGCGGAGGCGCTGCAGCGGCTGGTGTCCTTCTTCCGCGTGGGGGATGACTCCGAGCGCGGCGGTGCTCGTCCCCGCGACCTCGTGTCCGCGGGCTCCGTGCGGCACGGGCTGAAGGCGGCGGCGTGA